The sequence ACCCAGCAAGGTGTTCCGGGCGTGCGCCGAGCGGCAGCCTCGGTCATCGTCTTCTCTCTCCTCGGACCGTTGTGGTGGCCGTACGGGGGAACGGCGTCGGTTTCCGTCCGGTGTTCCGGATCGGGTGCGTTCGTCCCGTGCAGATGCTTGCACCACCCGGCTCGCGAGGCGCCCCGGCCGCGCCGCGAGTTCCGGGTTCTCGACGGAAGGAGACCGCTTTGTCGCGGTCTGTCCGTTCCGGCGCTGTTACAGCTGGGTCGGCCCCTGAGCGAGGATGGCACCCATGAAGCCCATCATTACCGCATCCGAATGTGCGAGCGAGTCGGCGGGGCCGCGTCCGCCGGTGCTCCTGGACGTCCGCTGGCAGCTGGGCGGCCCGCACGGCCGCGCCGACTACGAGGCCGGGCACATCCCCGGCGCGGTCTTCGTCGATCTCGACGCGGAACTCGCGGGTCCGGCGGGGAGCAACGGCCGTCATCCGCTGCCGGACCCCGAAGCCTTCGGCGCCGCGATGCGCCGCGCCGGGGTCTCCCGGGGTACTCCCGTCGTGGTGTACGACGGCGGCCAGGGCTGGGCCGCGGCCCGCGCCTGGTGGCTGCTGCGATGGACGGGGCACAGGGACGTCCGGGTCCTGGACGGCGGTCTCGCGGCGTGGACCGGTGAGCTGTCCACCGAGGTCCCGGCCCCCGCCGAGGGCGATTTCCGGCCGGAGCCGGGTGCGCTGGAGACGCTGGACGCGGACGGTGCGGCGGCCTTCGCCCGTTCCGGGCTGCTGCTCGACGCGCGGGCCGCGGAGCGCTATCGGGGTGATGTGGAGCCGATCGACCGGGTGGGCGGTCATGTCCCGGGCGCGGTTTCGGCGCCGACCTCGGAGAACGTCGGCGAGGACGGGCGCTACCTGCCCGCCGCGGAGCTGGCCGCCCGCTTCTCCGGGCTGGGGGCCACGAGCGCCGAGGGGGTCGGCGTCTACTGCGGCTCGGGGGTCTCGGGAGCGCACGAGGTGCTGGCCCTGGAGATCGCCGGATTCCGGGGTGTCCTCTATCCGGGCTCCTGGTCCGAGTGGTCCTTCGACGGGTCCCGGCCCGTCGCCAAGGGGCCCGATCCGCGGTAAGTCGGGCACCCAGAACGGGCGAGGGCCCGTACGCGACTGCGTACGGGCCCTCGTTCCGCTGCGGGTCACTTCTCGATCAGTCCTGCTTCTTGCGGCGGGTGCCGAAGACGATCTCGTCCCAGCTGGGCACCGCGGCCCGCCGGCCCGGACGGACCCCGTCCGCCTCGGCCTGGCGGTCGGTCGTCCCGGTCAGCCGGTCGCGATGACCGGCCACCGCCCGCGGCATCAGGACATCGGCATAGGCGGAACCGGCGCCCGCGGAAGCCGCCGCGGCCGGGGGCTCGTCGGCCTCGGGCTCCTGCCCGGCGGGTTCGAGCGCGGGCGGTTCGGGCTGCGAGGGCCGTTCCGGTACGACCATGTCGCCGCGGAAGCTCGGCACCGCTTCCAGCAGGCTGGTCAGCGAGTCGCGCTCACCGGCCGAGGGGCCGGTCAGGAAGTCGTCCGGCTCCGGCGCGGGCGGGGCGGGGCGCTCCATCTGGATCTGGCGGTCCAGGGCACGGTCCAGCGGCCGGTCGCGCGGCAGCCGGGCGATCCGGGGCACGAACGGGAAGCTGGGCTCCGGCGCGGCGACGTCGTCGCTCTCGCCGATCAGCGAGCGCGCCTCGTCGTCCACGGCCTGGACCAGTCGTCTGGGCGGGTCGTACGTCCAGCTCGCCGAGTGCGGTTCGCCCGCGACCCGGTAGACGAGGAGGACCTCCCAGGTGCCGTCGTCACGGCGCCAGGAGTCCCACTGGACGGTTTCCTTGTCGGCGCCGCGCAGCAGGAGCCGTTCCTGCACCGCCTCGCCGAGCTGGGGTCCGGTGTTCTCGCCGGGACGGCGCACAGGAGTCTTCCGGGCCCGCTCGGCCATGAAGGCGCGCTCCGCGAGCACGGGGCCCTCGAAGCGGCGAACACGGTCGACGGGGATTCCGGCGAATTGAGCGACCTCCTCCGCGGAGGCACCGGCACGTATCCGGGCCTGGATGTCGCGGGGGCGGAGGTGGCTCTCCACCTCGATCTCGATCTGGCCGAGCCGTGCGCGGTCGTTGCGCACGGCGGCGCGCAGCCGCTCATCGATCGGAAGCGTGTACTCCGTGCTGTCCGCAGCCTTGAGCACCAGTCGTGTGCCGTCGTTTGAGACGGCCACGACACGCAGTTCGGGCATGGGAACCTCCCGGGTGGTGCCTGCCGACGTCACGTGCGTCGCTGCTTCCGCTAGTCGAGTGTGGCCTGCCCGGGTGCAGCCTGCCACAACCTTGCCAAGTTGCCCGGCGTGTCGGGCATTGGCCCTGGAACGCCTGCATGACACGGTTGCCCATCGCGACCCGAAGTGACCGAAAATGGTCACCCCGTGTAGCTGGCGCCCGTGTGCCGCCTTGGCGTCGCCGGTTCGAGTGCCGCCGTCGGCCCCCTCCGTAGCTGCGGATACCCATGCGGGAGTCCGCCCCAGGGCTCGTCACAGTACTCCATTTGGGCCACCTGGGTGGACCGGCGCGCCGCCGAAGTTCTCGTGCGGCACGGGAGTTGGGTTACCCAGTTACCTGCGAAATGCCCCCGATGCGTGTCCTGCTTCACAGAATCGCCAGAAACGGAACTATTCACTTCGCTCATTTGTCCCTTCCTGTTGCATGGTGGGAGAGATGTCAAGCAGGGGCTGGTAATGGTTCAGAAGCCGGAAAGTGACATAGAACCCAAGGAAAGGCGCATAGATCTGAGTCTGCCGCAGGTCGCCGGCAGTGCCGTGGCGGCCGTCGCGGCCGCGGTACTGGCCTCGCAGCTGGGCGTGTACGGAACGATCGTGGGCGCCGGGGTGATGAGCATCGTCGCCACCTGCGGAGGGTCGGTCTTCCAGCACTTCTTCCGTCGTACGGGTGAGCAGATCCGCGAAGTCACGGTCCAGGTGACGCACCCGGCGGGCCGTCAGGTGACGGTGCGCACCAGGGAGACGATGCCGGCCCAGCAGACCCGGGCGACGGGGCGGCCGGCCGACGACGCCACGACGGTGCTGCCCACGGTGGAGCACGACCCGGACCGTACGCGAGCGCTGCGGCCCCGTACCGACGGCGCGGAAGCCCTCGGTACCGAGGGTGCCCACGGCGCCGACGCGGATCGCACGCGGGTGCTGGGGCTCGACCCCGAACGCACCCGGATGCTGAGGCGGGTCCCCGAGGCCCGGGGGCCGGAAGCCGCCGACCCGGCCCGAACGCAACTCCTCCCGCAGGCCGGCGGAGCCCGGGTACCGGTGCCGGGCGGGCCGGACGACGAGTTCTCCGGCGCGACCACGCACGGCACGCGCCTGCGCGGCTGGAAGCGCCCGGTCCTCGCCGCCGCCGTGGTCTTCGGCGTGTCGATGGTCGGGATCACCGCGTTCGAGCTGGTCTCGGGCAACGACCTGAGCGGTGGCCGGGGGACGACCGTCGGTTCCGTCGTACGCGGCGGGGACCGGGACTCCGGCCCGGCCGACCCGGCGCCGTCCGGCAGCACCGGGCAGGAGCCGGACGGAGACGGGCAGAGCCCCGGCACCGGCACCGGGTCCACGCCCGGCACGGACGAGGGCGACCGGCAGAGCCCGGACCCGGGCACGAGCCAGGACAAGGACCAGGGATCGACGACCGGGCCGACACCGACGCCCTCCCGCTCGGGCGGCGGCGACACCACGCAGTCGCCCGCTCCGCCGCCTCCCACGCCACCCGGTGACGGAGGTGGCAGTGCCGCTCCCGAGCCGACCGGCGAGGGCGCTGTCCAGGGCCAGGAGCAGCAGGCCCCGCCCGACACGGGCACCGGCGGGCGCTGATACCGGTGGGCACCGGGGGGCGTGTCGGGCTTCGCCACCGCCGCGGCGGTGGCGAAGCCCGACACGCCCTCAGTCGCCGAGGACGCGGCGCAGGTAGTCGTTGCCGAACAGACGGTCCGGGTCGAGCCGGTCGCGTACCGCGGTGAACTCGCCGAACCGCGGGTAGACCCCGGCCAGGTAGTCGGCGTCGCGGGTGTGGATCTTGCCCCAGTGCGGGCGGCCGGCATGTGCGGTCATGATCCGTTCGACGGCGGTGAAGTACGCCTGGTAGGGCGTGCCCCGGTACAGGTGCACGGCGATGTACGCGCTCTCGCGGCCCGAGGCCGTGGAGAGCGCGATGTCGTCGGCGGGCGCCGTACGGACCTCGACCGGGAAGCTGATCCGCAGCGGCGAACGGTCCACCATCGCCTTGAGCTCGCGCAGCGCCTCGACGGCGGCCTCGCGCGGGAGGGCGTACTCCATCTCCACGAAGCGCACCCGGCGCGGGCTGGTGAACACCTTGTACGGGATGTCGGTGTAGGTACGGGCCGACAGGGCCCTGCTGGAGAGCTTGGCTATCGACGGGATGGTCGCGGGGACCGCCCGGCCGAGCGAACAGGCGACCTGGAAGACCCCGTTGGAGAGCAGTTCGTCATCGATCCAGCCGCTGACCCTGCCGGGCGGGGCGGCGGGGCCCGCGCTGCGGTTGTTGCGCTTGGTGTTGCAGTTGCCGGTGTGCGGGAACCAGTAGAACTCGAAGTGCTCGTTCTCGGTCAGCAGCCGGTCGAAGTCGGCGGTGACCCGGTCGAAGGTCATCGGCTCCTCACGGGCGGTCAGCAGGAACACCGGCTCCACGGCGAAGGTGATCGCCGTGATC is a genomic window of Streptomyces sp. NBC_01237 containing:
- the sepH gene encoding septation protein SepH, with protein sequence MPELRVVAVSNDGTRLVLKAADSTEYTLPIDERLRAAVRNDRARLGQIEIEVESHLRPRDIQARIRAGASAEEVAQFAGIPVDRVRRFEGPVLAERAFMAERARKTPVRRPGENTGPQLGEAVQERLLLRGADKETVQWDSWRRDDGTWEVLLVYRVAGEPHSASWTYDPPRRLVQAVDDEARSLIGESDDVAAPEPSFPFVPRIARLPRDRPLDRALDRQIQMERPAPPAPEPDDFLTGPSAGERDSLTSLLEAVPSFRGDMVVPERPSQPEPPALEPAGQEPEADEPPAAAASAGAGSAYADVLMPRAVAGHRDRLTGTTDRQAEADGVRPGRRAAVPSWDEIVFGTRRKKQD
- a CDS encoding sulfurtransferase; this encodes MKPIITASECASESAGPRPPVLLDVRWQLGGPHGRADYEAGHIPGAVFVDLDAELAGPAGSNGRHPLPDPEAFGAAMRRAGVSRGTPVVVYDGGQGWAAARAWWLLRWTGHRDVRVLDGGLAAWTGELSTEVPAPAEGDFRPEPGALETLDADGAAAFARSGLLLDARAAERYRGDVEPIDRVGGHVPGAVSAPTSENVGEDGRYLPAAELAARFSGLGATSAEGVGVYCGSGVSGAHEVLALEIAGFRGVLYPGSWSEWSFDGSRPVAKGPDPR
- a CDS encoding D-arabinono-1,4-lactone oxidase, whose product is MTDTYARTTASTWRNWAGNVTARPVRTVSPASVDELAETLRGAREDGLKVKPAGTGHSFTAAAATDGVLIRPDLLTGIREIDRTAMTVTVEAGTPLKRLNTALAREGLSLTNMGDIMDQTVAGATSTGTHGTGRDSASISAQIRAVEMVTADGTVLRCSAEENPDVFAVARLGLGALGVITAITFAVEPVFLLTAREEPMTFDRVTADFDRLLTENEHFEFYWFPHTGNCNTKRNNRSAGPAAPPGRVSGWIDDELLSNGVFQVACSLGRAVPATIPSIAKLSSRALSARTYTDIPYKVFTSPRRVRFVEMEYALPREAAVEALRELKAMVDRSPLRISFPVEVRTAPADDIALSTASGRESAYIAVHLYRGTPYQAYFTAVERIMTAHAGRPHWGKIHTRDADYLAGVYPRFGEFTAVRDRLDPDRLFGNDYLRRVLGD